From the genome of Triticum aestivum cultivar Chinese Spring chromosome 3B, IWGSC CS RefSeq v2.1, whole genome shotgun sequence, one region includes:
- the LOC123069284 gene encoding V-type proton ATPase subunit E, with translation MDEGNVAQQLKQMTDFIRLEAVEKAFEIEAAAAEEFQIEKLQLVEAEKKKIRQDYEKKEKQVAIKKKIEYSMQLNASRIEVLQAQDDLVKSMMDSARKELLYQSRDHQSYKKLLRILIVQSLLRLKESAVILRCRKEDLELVESVLESARNEYAEKENVYPPEIMVDHHVYLPPAPSHYKEHDLSCSGGVVMASQDGKIVFENTLDARLEVVFRKKLPEIRQSLIGQIAA, from the exons ATGGATGAAGGGAATGTGGCGCAGCAGCTCAAGCAGATGACGGACTTCATCCGCTTGGAAGCCGTCGAGAAGGCATTCGAgatcgaggccgccgccgccgag GAATTCCAAATCGAGAAACTACAACTGGTGGAAGCTGAAAAGAAGAAGATCAGGCAAGACtatgaaaagaaagagaaacaagTTGCTATCAAGAAGAAAAT CGAATACTCAATGCAGCTCAATGCTTCCCGAATTGAAGTTCTTCAAGCTCAAGATGATTTAGTAAAGTCCATGATGGATTCAGCACGGAAAGAGCTACTGTACCAAAGCCGAGACCATCAATCTTACAAGAAACTTCTCAGGATACTTATTGTTCAG AGCTTGCTGCGTCTGAAAGAGTCGGCGGTCATTCTCCGCTGCAGGAAGGAGGATCTTGAGCTTGTTGAATCGGTCTTGGAATCTGCGAGGAATGAGTATGCGGAAAAGGAAAATGTATATCCGCCTGAAATCATGGTAGACCACCATGTCTATCTGCCGCCTGCTCCCAGTCATTACAAGGAACATGACCTGTCCTG CTCTGGTGGAGTTGTAATGGCTTCTCAAGATGGAAAAATCGTCTTTGAGAACACGTTGGATGCTAGACTAGAAGTGGTTTTCAGAAAGAAGCTGCCAGAG ATCCGTCAAAGCCTTATTGGGCAGATAGCTGCATGA